Genomic segment of Arctopsyche grandis isolate Sample6627 chromosome 3, ASM5162203v2, whole genome shotgun sequence:
ACCaggtcctcatccagagcgtctggagcaacgcattcggacctgctgtcaaattcaggtcggtgctGCTTATAGGTTATAATATTCAGGTTATAATTATTGTGGTtaactcttctcaccgctcGATCCTACTTttttcatctgcaggttaaaagaaaCGATGGGTTTCCAGAcgcggtgtgtctttcgtgtaaaaccaatctggaattattgatcagctttcgaaaggcttgttttcgaagcaacgaaaagtctcaactgaggttagatgattgcttgaagatcaagactgaagaagttttattggaagatttaatatgggacgatgagccttcactaccaacaattcaccgaaagaatagtgaaatttgtctaaagcCATTTCCCAATAAATCCGAACTTGTGTTAAGCAAAAGATCACATACGGGAGAAAAcctgttcaaatgtgatatttgtttaaaatcatttcttcgAAAAAGTAGACTTGTcagacatttaagaactcacacgggggaaaagccttaccagtgtgaaatttgtttaaaatcattttctaataaatctgacctcaagaaacataaaaaattgcatactgggataaaaccacacaaatgtgacatttgtttaaaatcatttcttcgAAAAGGTACACTTGTCGGACATTTAAAAACTCACACGGGTGAAAAGccgtacaagtgtgaaatttgtttaaaatcatttactcataaATTTACCCTCAAGCAACATATAacattgcatactgggataaaaccacacaaatgtgacatttgtttaaaaccatATACTCTAAAAACTAGTCTCGACagacataaaaaaatgcatgctgggataaaaccacacaaatgtgacatttgtttaaaatcatttgtttgtaaaaatgttcttgtgtcacatttgagatttcatacgggggaaaagccttacaagtgtgaaatttgtttaaaatcattttctgataAATCTACCctcaagaaacataaaaaattgcatactgggataaaaccacacaaatgtgacatttgtttaaaatcatttcttcgAAAAGGTACACTTGTCGGACATTTAAAAACTCACACGGGTGAAAAGccgtacaagtgtgaaatttgtttaaaatcatttactcataaATTTACCCTCAAGCAACATATAacattgcatactgggataaaaccacacaaatgtgacatttgtttaaaaccatATACTCTAAAAACTAGTCTCGACAGACAtataaaattgcatgctgggataaaaccatacaaatgtgacatttgtttaaaatcatatgttcgtaaaaatgatcttgtgtcacatttgagatttcATACGGGGGAAAatccttacaagtgtgaaatttgtctaacatcatttattcaaaaatctaGCATCGagacacataaaaaaatgcatgctgggataatactacacaaatgtgaaatttgtctaaaaccaTATACTCTAAAATCTAGTCTCGACagacataaaaaaatgcatgctgggataaaaccacacaaatgtgacatttgtttaaaatcattttctcaaaaatataacCTCAAGCGACATAAACAAGTGCATGCTGagataaaactacacaaatgtgacatttgtttaaaatcatatattagtAAAAATgatcttgtgtcacatttgagatctcacacgagggaaaagccttacaagtttTGTAAAAActaggtttgtaaaaaattgtcattatactttgtactgttaaaattttaacattttggctGCATGCGTGCCATGGTGTTTCTGGCGCCCCCTTCTCATGAAATTTCTTCTCattgcagtttatttaaataattttaagagaaattataattgaaaattaaatacacagatcTATTAGTTGgcttacttgttttatttattttaaatgttataatttttatttattggatgaaattgagataattttgGCAAACATTCTTCATCATCCTAAGCCAGGGGTCGGCAAACCGCGGCTCTTTGGCCAAAGTGCTCTAAAATTGTAGCAATTTCAACAGATGGGGCGAAAAGCATGGCCGGCGTAAGAAAAGGGTTTGTttcgattttaaaaatgaaaaattaatcacGACGTACTTGCTTACAAATGCGTCATTCATCAAGAAGCGCTTTGTGTGGTGACATTtccagaaaaaaattgaaaaagtaaTGGAATTAGTgattaaaattatcaattccATTATGGctagggttgtcaggcgtcccgattaatcgggattgtcacaaGTTTTAAGTCTCTTGTCCaggtgtcccgaacaaacctcacgggacgcccaaatgtcctggtttactactttttaaattacttCGGAAGTTTTTAACTCGGAATTAACATAAACGATAAGTCGATGTCTGGTgaacactgcagcaatattcaacaatgaactatttttCTGTCTTATACTTTTTGGAGAACTATGTATGTGTAGAAGGGAGACGCGAAATAGACACAGAACAGAAAGACTagatttctgtgattttgctaatatattgaatataaaaatctactctcCCATTCAAAAACTAGGTGGCTATCACTATTACCTGAAATAGAACGCACTCTAAAGCTACTTTTTAGttgaaaaagctttttttaagttgaagaaaaagcaccaaatacattattagattttttcactaaTCCTCTCGGTGAAGTCCACTTtggtttcttcattgtaattgtagcacttttcatttacggcaaaaaatcaattatagatattctaaatattgttgcgtagtggtgggtggaggatccaagtaaaaggccaacagtcgtttcacagcatttattgatgatttaggagatacacgtattgtcactgctcagtccagaatgaattatatcgcctacgtaccgccttataaagggtagatctctcaggacgcctaatctgtttacctgttgtatagtcacgtattcggatatgtatttccaagacattgggtcttcccgtagcgattctgagaaataactaataacggtcattgtttagcctaaatgcacttagagtccagatataatctttggaagtaagtgcatgcatttagttaatccgataacagatatccgttggtctaagtgcaattcgctcaatccgcggcgtacgtaacattgcctccctcttaggtcaaatcgtcccgattgaccaacaaatcataactgataaatatacagtagttacatttatctccgatatcagtcacagttacatttacaattacagtcgttatctttacagttacaatggaaacaatgacatttaaattctattaccgttacattaacgttacctttacaatttaaattctgttacagttagattaacgtcacctttacaatggaaacaattacattaaaccttcgttaaacttcaatttacgacacctttacaatgtaaacaaaaacatttaaaatttcgttacactacgatttacgtcacctttacattggaaacaattacattaaactttcgttaaacttcaatttacgacacctttacaatgtaaacaattacgttaaactttcgttaaacttcaatttacgtcaactttacaatggaaacaattacattaaactttcgttacacttcaatttacgtcaccttgacattggaaacaattacattaaactttcgttacacttcaatttacgtcacctttacaatggagaCAATTAcattacacttcactttacgtcacctttacaatggaaacaattgcattgaactttcgttacatttcaatttacgtcacctttacaatggaaacaattacattacattttcaatcgcttaaaattaatcatccgATGTTCTgcatttggaaatcattatttgttagctcttcggtccaaaatttctcacgtgtttggtccatgttgctcgtatcaccaaagtccaaatttgctatggcagccctgtattcctgtcatgtggtccagcatcctgctgcagacaaacgttcaacccagaacgtgctccaaagccatgtcccacaagaatcgctcccatcctcacaaaagtgacttggtccatgtctctcgtgtcaccatcgtccaaatttgctacggtggcccagtgttcctatgtcatgtggccaagcatcctgctgcagaccaacgttcaacccagaacgtgctccaaagccatgtcccacaagaatcgccaccatcctcacaaaaatgacggttgaccctggaaaatgtgcacccctcagtctgccactctgttggtggtgcttcttttccgttcccttgaccctggaaaatatgcacacctcagtctgccactctgctggttgtgtttcttttccgttccattgaccttggtaaatgtgcacccaacagtctgccactctgttgaatgtgcttcttttccgttccattgacccaactgaaatccatttctttctgatgtattttcccgttacatctgcgagatgatctaaacactgctgcaactgtccatgtatttttttaggtactcgtgtttccactagtttccaactagattttttttcgatgttgacgtatatcaattgttccgctctctctcgttgaagtcgcgatctggcgcttcttcggtttcaaatgccctcacgtggttgatccaagtcgctcgtttccccaacgtccaaatttgttgcggtggccccgtctccctgtcatgtggcccagcatcctgctgcagaccaacgttccacccagaacgtgcttccgttgccattccctctgaagcgatgcctctatcctcccaaaagtgacttgattgactccgccgactgaccaaccaacatttatccaatctgataaatgtgcctctctgccgttgcatgcttccgattgaattccatttcaatccgtttactttccgactcttccaattagactcgactagtttccaattagatttttttttcagtttgttgacatctgccatcaacaaacagttgaagggaatagtggcttgtaatcgacatctctcagttgtagtcgatctccgctcctcttctgacgacgatgctttcccgtggatcgtcgtcacgtacagccgctaattcttgctacttgcggcgaattggcgaactgccctcgtcccggtcgccctttggatgactctgcaattgccggatgctgctctccgatgttgcccttgacaacacctcaagttgtcctctcccggcagcacttgtacgaaacctcccgtttcgtaacctccttccgtcatcccgatgaattcttgctcctccgcattcctgctctccgctcctcttctgacgacgatgctttcccgtggatcgtcgtccccaacagccgctaattcttgctacttgcggcgTAAGTGGACCGGTGAACTGCATTCGTCCCGGTCGACCTTTGGATCACTCTGCCTCTGCCGGATCCTGCCCCTCGTCGACAGTGTCCccagttgtcctctcccggcagcgcCTGTACGAATGCTTCGTATCCCCCTTCCGTCATCCCAATGGATTcttggcggccaccgccgataatgtcaaagtcgagttgcagtgataactgcaattcgacaaccgaatatgtgatgaccgattctgtgtgttgcagtgaaaactgcatttttttatttcgtgtctccttggctcgaactctctcctacagctcccgaggatggcttcgctgtagcttctcttccttcgctggtgactttgttccacggcccatcttggatcccacttctgacgaccagtgttgcgtagtggtgggtggaggatccaagtaaaaggccaacagtcgtttcacagcatttattgatgattcaggagatacacgtattgtcACTGTTCAATCCAGCATGAATTATATCGCGAATTATaccgctcaatccgcggcgtacgtaacaatattattacttcgattgaaaatatatctatagaaaagtcaaagatctgatttttttgggggggggggggtatccCAGTATGACTtccatgaaatctgacaaccctatgTAAACAGTATGTatgtcagtggcggctcgtcctaatgggctgccgggctgcagcccctcctacaaaattctaaaatatatgtttaataatacatttaatattttatttattaattatatttttttattagttggatggacgaactattggggccttcgacagagttaatattacttacaatatcacccatatccaaaagggtgatattttaagtaatggtgaccgtttcgaagaccccactaacttgtatggtgacagatgaattaaaatgttgctgtactggctgtaaagttttacagcgccgctctgaacgccacgcagcccggagtttcggaacgagaaagagaaagagctatttgcaactgcagatagctctttctctttcactcactctgccgttttgggctggatagtcggcagccttcgcctgttaaccctttgactgctacaacaacgataaatcgttgttttgaaatgggcgaagattgctacgacgatcgttgttgtcgacattaattgtcgtatttcaatactttctttgagccaccagcgcatcagtggcacgaaacattttttttatatacgtatttatatttatttttcaatcaagctttataaatatttatcaattttttaaataaaagctcttcaatttcgggttcatcatcaaagtaaatttcgggttcgttgtcaatgtcatataaggagttattacttgggaattgattattgtcgataaattcattttcagaatcagtagagctgctgatttgtcgagttcctcggcgaggagctattatttcactttcatcactttcactgtccgatatcattttgcagagttaaaataaatggcaaaaaacaatagaaatccgctttcaattatataggtcacgagacgtcacgaattcatgcaatcaatcaaatgcaactgaaatgcatacaaaatgtttatgatacatgttgaaaaattatttgattattagaaacttcgcatccttgtgtgtctcgctcacacgtacacaattaaaaccaagaaagaaagagagaaagaccgctacctgtttcgaatatatcgcatgttgtaaggctacatcgatgtctaaaaatagattattgaaaaaaataaagcgtcgggaaaacaatcgtcaaaacttaatttgtgtatatatgtaggtatctctttcgtacgcacgcatgtaaaagcaagacagaaagagagagcacgagtccacgactgcttcttaaaaatgtatataaagtattataaaaattacgagtgatcggcgaagtaagtatgtaaaaaaaaatattatatttattttttttcaaaataattacaaatgttagcatttttcgcttggacattgaaaaacctcgtagcagccaaagggttaaacaacattcatctgtcagtttgtgtaagatttcgcgcgcttgattagttgaatcgcacgatcacaactttattcgttttcgttactcttaattggttgtgtacgagccctcatctagttttttagttatttttaaaactgctagtttttttttcaataatacttaaatccacatgtaagtggtcgtacgccaaaaattgtgcttattttgtcctgttatgacatgatagaacaattatggtgacattttttagacatcttttcagtgcagccccgccacttaAAATTattacgagccgccactgatgtatgtacatatatgcacaaatAAATCTAAGATACAAATGGATCTAATACTGAATTCACACGAGACGAATTTGCTAAAGCATTCCACTAAGCCAAGACAATATTGTTCTCGTGAATTGTCTCGGAACGCCTATTACA
This window contains:
- the LOC143909645 gene encoding uncharacterized protein LOC143909645, with product MECRLCLGPAPAESSVSIFSSTPGPHPERLEQRIRTCCQIQVKRNDGFPDAVCLSCKTNLELLISFRKACFRSNEKSQLRLDDCLKIKTEEVLLEDLIWDDEPSLPTIHRKNSEICLKPFPNKSELVLSKRSHTGENLFKCDICLKSFLRKSRLVRHLRTHTGEKPYQCEICLKSFSNKSDLKKHKKLHTGIKPHKCDICLKSFLRKGTLVGHLKTHTGEKPYKCEICLKSFTHKFTLKQHITLHTGIKPHKCDICLKPYTLKTSLDRHKKMHAGIKPHKCDICLKSFVCKNVLVSHLRFHTGEKPYKCEICLKSFSDKSTLKKHKKLHTGIKPHKCDICLKSFLRKGTLVGHLKTHTGEKPYKCEICLKSFTHKFTLKQHITLHTGIKPHKCDICLKPYTLKTSLDRHIKLHAGIKPYKCDICLKSYVRKNDLVSHLRFHTGENPYKCEICLTSFIQKSSIETHKKMHAGIILHKCEICLKPYTLKSSLDRHKKMHAGIKPHKCDICLKSFSQKYNLKRHKQVHAEIKLHKCDICLKSYISKNDLVSHLRSHTREKPYKFCKN